A window of the Henckelia pumila isolate YLH828 chromosome 3, ASM3356847v2, whole genome shotgun sequence genome harbors these coding sequences:
- the LOC140889959 gene encoding uncharacterized protein produces MAGCGDASHESVGSRWGDDEEREPPWRHHRHRDDRHKFDLRRFVQMAPKPLEGGETPEFAENWLEGMENCFEVYRCTEEKNMQAVKFLLQGSARKKKMNELMNLKQGSMSMDECQQKFFELLPYCPYIANNSEAKYDLFLQGLNPKIYAQVAINDDPTSYKVLVNRCRQEENTLKRNRNFSSSSFQSVNSLGPKAQYFKKPGAYSSSGSGSGSGSGGGVFNFGKNKNGLHEEGLPIKCWRIIIWIGFSGFSTTEAVRTDHWEHQIETANSRTSFCAKLGSGSEGEQRDTGASHSYVSARFVKRHIFSYTSLDVVLSVSTPTRHSTLAKRLVLGCTLEFEGSELANLIILAMEDYDCILGIDVLTSYRATVDCYQKIVQFRPVKDESWYFYGEEVRPLMPLVSALRACQALEVGFYLVRKVEFGIELVPGTTPISHAPYHIAPAEMRELQQQLKDLLDKRYIRPRVSPWGVPVLFVKKKHGSMHLCIDYRQLN; encoded by the exons ATGGCTGGATGTGGAGATGCGAGTCACGAGAGTGTAGGTTCTCGTTGGGGAGATGACGAGGAGCGAGAGCCACCATGGAGACACCATCGCCATAGGGATGACAGGCACAAATTTGATTTGCGTAGGTTTGTACAAATGGCTCCTAAGCCATTGGAGGGTGGTGAAACTCCAGAATTTGCCGAGAATTGGCTGGAAGGGATGGAGAACTGCTTCGAGGTGTACCGTTGTACCGAAGAGAAAAATATGCAAGCTGTCAAATTCCTTCTACAAGGAAGCGCTcgcaa GAAAAAAATGAATGAGCTAATGAATTTGAAACAGGGCAGCATGTCTATGGATGAGTGCCAACAAAAGTTCTTTGAGCTGCTACCATACTGTCCGTATATTGCCAACAACTCTGAAGCCAAGTATGATCTATTTTTGCAAGGCCTTAACCCTAAGATTTATGCGCAAGTAGCTATCAATGACGATCCAACGTCTTACAAAGTGTTGGTGAACCGTTGTCGCCAAGAGGAGAACACTCTCAAGAGGAACCGGaacttctcttcttcttcctttcAATCAGTTAACTCTTTGGGGCCTAAAGCCCAGTATTTCAAGAAACCTGGTGCGTATTCTTCTTCAGGATCAGGATCAGGATCGGGATCTGGAGGAGGTGTATTCAACTTTGGGAAGAATAAAA ATGGGTTACATGAAGAGGGATTGCCCATAAAATGTTGGAGGATCATCATctggatcgggttctcaggctttAGTACAACAGAGGCCGTCAGGACAGACCATTGGGAGCACCAAATAGAGACCGCGAATTCCAGGACAAGTTTTTGTGCTAAGCTAGGATCAGGTTCAGAAGGAGAACAAAGAG ATACGGGTGCATCACATTCATACGTTTcagcacgttttgttaagagacatatatTTTCGTACACATCTCTAGACGTAGTACTGTCAGTATCTACCCCAACTAGGCATTCAACTTTGGCCAAGCGTTTAGTCTTGGGTTGtactttagagttcgagggctCTGAGTTAGCAAATCTTATAATTCTAGCAATGGAGGACTATGATTGTATCTTGGGTATTGATGTTTTGACCTCTTATAGAGCTACAGTGGATTGTTATCAAAAgattgttcagtttcgtccggTTAAGGATGAAagttggtatttctatggtgaggaagTGCGACCCCTTATGCCTCTGGTTTCAGCTCTGAGGGCTTGTCAGGCTTTAGAAGTGG GTTTTTATCTAGTTAGAAAAGTTGAGTTTGGGATTGAGCTTGTACCAGGGACGACACCGATTTCTCATGCTCCTTATCATATAGCACCagcagagatgagggaattgcaGCAGCAGTTGAAGGATTTGTTGGATAAGAGATATATCCGACCAAgagtttcaccttggggagtgCCAGTTCTCTTTGTTAAGAAGAAACATGGTTCTATGCATCTCTGTATCGATTACAGACAGTTGAACTGA
- the LOC140891876 gene encoding uncharacterized protein: MIELHFQSILGSISLLDSCYCICVSFIFFLQTYTLTHLHKANYGSARVNPQPNRRFLVSGEARHHHRSQERQSCVLPAIDSCCSGLDYRRVEWADQRSVAGISQEKITRRPEFPIVPAFERIYSCGLWPKISYCIINHVIYINSELAELVHNSKDTRKQLFANIVFPPPNTAQWEEQIRRLCLLLTVKESAMDVPTNLEAHRRIAFFSNLLFMNMPRAPRVRKMLSFRSDLIALACAFGGVPPGLNVIILKHAFSIYECL, translated from the exons ATGATTGAGCTTCACTTTCAGAGTATTTTGGGGTCGATTTCACTGCTGGACTCCTGCTACTGCATCTGCGTGAG CTTCATTTTCTTTCTGCAAACATACACGCTGACTCACCTTCACAAAGCCAACTATGGATCTGCGAGAGTCAATCCTCAACCAAACCGACGTTTCCTTGTCTCTGGCGAAGCACGTCATCATCACCGAAGCCAAGAACGCCAATCTTGTGTTCTCCCCGCTATCGATTCATGTTGTTCTGGGCTTGATTACCGCCGGGTCGAATGGGCTGACCAGAGATCAGTTGCTGGGATTTCTCAAGAAAAAATCACCAGAAGACCTGAATTCCCTATCGTCCCAGCTT TTGAAAGGATATACTCATGTGGGTTGTGGCCCAAAATCTCTTATTGCATCATCAATCACGTGATTTACATCAACAG CGAATTGGCCGAACTTGTTCATAACAGCAAGGATACAAGAAAACAACTTTTTGCCAATATTGTGTTCCCTCCCCCAAATACAGCGCAATGGGAAGAACAG ATTCGACGTCTCTGTCTTCTCCTAACTGTAAAAGAATCTGCAATGGATGTGCCAACAAACCTTGAAGCACACCGGAGGATAGCATTTTTCTCAAATTTACTTTTTATGAACATGCCACGCGCACCTCGAGTTCGCAAAATGCTCTCATTCAGGTCTGATTTAATAGCCTTGGCGTGTGCGTTTGGAGGCGTTCCTCCGGGGCTGAATGTTATAATATTGAAACATGCATTTAGTATATATGAATGTTTGTAA